agtggtcaccaccgcccatagacactgacgtagtaagaaatattaaccattcctgacatcgGCAATGCGTCATAAACCCTGGGAattaagatgtcccttgtgcctgtagttacactagctcactcacccttcgaaccaaacacaagaatattatatatttctatttggcggccgaatacctgatgagtggttggtaccgaCCCAGACGTCATTTAATACGTGCATAAAAAGACTATAACACTACTATTACAGACTATACTTTCGTTTTGAGTTCGATAATTCGTAGCATGGGAtctcattatataaaaacaagaacAGGATTTtgcatatttctttaataacaaaatgattCAAGTGtggttgtataaataaaatagataacaaAATACACGTGgataaaagcattttatttttatatttacaaaacgatACGCACATTTGCATTGAAAATTGTATAATCGAAAGCTTCAATAAAGatatgaaactattttaaaaactgaTCAAATTACTTCTGGTCAGTGCTTACAATAAGTGAGCTAgcaaaaaattgaatttaaaattaatacggtGGAATTTGCTTACATTTGAAGGAAATTTTATGATAcaatgtatttttgtgttaccgtgttgatataatatgtttttaaagctttattagaatattatatttcaattacaaatacagaaaggctttatatttttacaattttatcacaTTGATTGAAAATCACTTAGCATTGTAAAAAACAGGaaggaattatatattaatatattaatattatttggaaaGCGATCATTATTAGACTCAGACATAAACTTaagcataaacaaaaatacattccAATAATTGTCAAcgtgatttataaaaaagaatccTTTGCCAATTTTTTGGCGTCATgtgtttttcaaatttcaaatttcgttCGTCTAAATTAATCACTTGACAAGTGGACTAggtacgtattttatatattcccCTAGCTTTAGaagtatacaataaatttaatatactgtaagtaaaacatatatatgtatatgtactagAATAGATACTACGTAttgtgtatttgtaaatatataacataacaggCAACAATACACAAGCTATACCCTATATATTGTGTCGCTTTTTTGCTCAATAACCAACAACCAATTAAATGTCATTGAAATATGAGATCTTGATTTATGATatgattaaaacttaaaaaataccatTTATGATAACAGGTTTCGGATACTCAGCCTGTGCTGTGGGTAAGTGGCCTTCTTATTAATTTTGGACGCTTGACCATGTAACAATTCCCTGCGATTcatttaacaacaatattatgttaaataagttattttatttgtattatgtcTTATGAAATATTCCTTTGGGGTAATGCTATAAATTTAATCTGTTTGGATTTTTAAAGTAGCTCCGTTATCTTCACTTCGGGATGTTTCTATCGCGGTAGGAATTCACAGTATTAGTAAGTATCTACATAAAATCGATCAGtttgatattttgaaaaataagtgataattattgtataaacgcAAGAAGTAAGGGAAATTATAAAGCCGAGTTTTCGCCTACGCATCAAAAACAATCtataatttttactataattgtCTTTTTAGATTTGCAAATtcatcatttaaatcatatgttaataaaatattactaaatcacAAGCAAAGgtgatcataaaaatatattttgctaataTCAGGCTttggataataataataaattgtatagttGTAACTATCATCCCTTCGTTTCTAGGCGCCCTAAAATCAGAGAaccttttttgtgtaaaatttaaagctacaaTTTTGCCTAAGGACATTTCTCTAGCTCTTGccgatttttcaaaatttggGAAATAACACCTTCTTTTCAACTCTCTATCTTGTTTAAGATACTAAACAGTAACTTACTCGTATATCAAAAATTTCGAAACTTATCTCAAACTTCACGGGTCTTTTTTCCTGGACTATTAGATGTGCAAGCCGacgtaatatatgtaatttaatacgtACTTTATacatgcaattattattataaatatatatgtatattcactagtatttttaattagtgcacttcaattcaataatttttaattgggaTGAATTGAATTGTAAGCGCGTCACATGGAACTCActagaatgaatttaaaataaaattacacagtGTTATATGTTGTTATGAGCCTACATACAGGGCAATGAAATAAAAGGGTCCGGGTGATAAtagtaaatctttatttaaccaATAAACAAATTGGTCTACGAGAACAAATTGCAACctcatttttgtatgtatatttctttatcGAGAAACGTATATCGAAATTCATAGTTAAGTACTGTTTAACATTGTtatcagaaaaaataaaaagaattgatGGAAGATAACGTAATACTTTGCATTTAGAATTTCAACTAGATATAACGCATGAGTTCAGAATATACCTTCATGTAGGAAACTTTGCtctttaataatcttatttaaaacgtaatataaacGATTCTTTTTGCAGGTTTCTTTGAATTCATTTCTATAAATTCATCGTCTAACAGCCCTTTTAACTGCTTTGTTGGCCTAGGAGCTGGCTTGAGTTATTCTTTAAACTAATTCTAAATATGTACTACGTAAAAGTGTCGGTTATCTTTCTGACTATGAGACTGAGAAAATAGAGTGTTTACGCACGCATTATAGCGTTATAAATACTTACGTTACGAATGAACGCCGTAGCTGAAATCGGTCAAGAGtacttaattaaaagtttttaatggaCCCTACACGAATATTAGAtttgtataattcatttatgacaaatgaaaaatatgtttgcaaataaaaaacgaaCGATTTCAACAAGAGATATGTCGacattagattttatttgttctcttttaaatatagaacgtatatatattttttgctttcaATTTTATTCCAGCCAAACACGAATCAGGTTCGTAGAAAACTAATTCTATGCCTAaatttttgtatgtacatacattattatttctattttatattttattaattcgtcTACTATCAGCGTATCGTTTATTCTAAAAGCAATtgtgcataaatatttatttttttgtatatacataacgatgtctaaaaaaaagaaaatgtaaattatttatacattaatataaattacgatgtataataattaacggTAAACGTCAAATATCGTTAATTTAGTTTGTGTTAATATTTGTGGAGTTAAAATTTATCCACTTATAAAAGATaatcaagaaatatataaaaagaaactaaaacctatgtaatatttaagaaatatattttaacatgattttggttctttttatatataaataattatttatttaatcttgctAAGGGAAAGGGCGCACAgactaatgtaattattaaaatatacaaatttcgaAGATCATTAGTAAGTGAAGTATCATATagttattaaacttaaacaCATTATATACTTAGATAAAATAGGagataaattacataacataacatacatcaactattaattataaactgtgcaacagaataacaaaaatatttcttatatatttttgaaaattcaccTTTTCATTTCAACATTGCGAAACTTTGAAGATAAATGAAACTTCCTCAAGGGCCAGCTTTAATAAAAGAGGCACCCTGCGGCGAAAATACTTCTTTCCatcttattaacaatttattataagtattgacCGTCTTTgatatatgatatgattttttacatcttatttcgttaatatatataaataatcatatattatttcgtatGAACATTTACTAAAGCACGTTAAATTTGATGGtcgtatagtttttttaatactcgATGTTGGTTAATTTAATtacctataattataatttgtccaCCACTTTAATACTATGTATTAGTCAATTtcacttaattatataaaaagactCCGTTCACTCTCGCAATAGCGTTATTCACAATTGAGTTCTTTGGATGCACGTCCACTAAAATCTAAGTGGAATGTCCAGAAAGAGTTTCATTCGTTCGCCGATGTCGGCGATGGAGTGATCATCTTGTATCTGCTAGCTGTCCGTATCGGGGACGTCTTCTACGTCATCGTCGATGGCTTGGCTTGTCAGCGCAGCCCAGAGCGGCGAGCGCGCGCCGAGCTGCGCTGAGCCCCGCCGCTAGCTGTCTCGCGCACAGGTAGCTGCGGATACAGCGGCGCTACCTACAGCTCCAATCGTGCTGAATAAAATTGAACCCACTTCTCGGTCTGGTGTTATCTCaatctgtaaattaaaattctgtttaattcatattcaatacttatatgtacatattcattatttagtaaatataattttgaatttatttatatatttttctaggtttacatttataaaaaaaatgtaataatagatGACATGATGTATGgttttgaaaattgaaatataaaataattttatttttaaaggattctaatgataattttacaaaattcctaatgttttcatttacgtcaaaaactttaaaagaatatttgagAAAAGGTTTCTGTTACTTGTGAGAGTGTTGTTTGTTCCGGATCCGATCGTTCCTCCAGGACAGTGTCCAGTTCTAACGTAGGCGGTGGTCGAGGCGATCTGATGAGACTGACGGCACGAGGCCTGGCTTTTACTGGGGACAGTCTCACGACGGACAACTCACCCCTGTCTAATTCGCAATTACGACGACGGGCACGTTCCCTGTGAGAAACGTTTTTATTAcagacataaaattttatagttaaaaaggAAGACTATAAGCCTAATGAATATCTTACGGCTGTGCACGTTATGCTGTAATGAAGAGAAGTGTAGAGTAAGTGTAGTTAATGTGATCTCCATGAACATAAACGTTGATAatacaaattactttaataaaaatcacaacCTTTTACTGaagtaatatagaaatattaattaattatgatataatatattatttaagttttgacGGTTAATGAAGTAACGATCGTCTGAAGTCTTGTGGTCGCATGTTCGAACCTTCACTTTGAACATTGTCTATTCACCGCGAACACgagtttcatattataattggGGGAGTAAATGgtaatatgtaatgttataagTATGTGTACGTAATTATAAACTACCTTTGGCTCTCTCAGCTTCGTACGCATATACCATAGATTGTCATGGAGTTCTTAAAACTCTTGTTCTAATAAATTCTTGTTTTGTTTACGCTTTAAAAGTGTAGTCAATGCTTTTGTATTTACGAAGTATGGGAGAGAAAGAGCtatcttttagttttatttttattttttattcggagTGTGTTTTTGACTCTAATGGTTTCGAAAGCGTTACCGAATGAGATGGTGTGTCAAAAAAAACTCAAGGCCGACGCTTGGTGCCTACTTAAGTGTATAGAATGCGTGTATCCTAAGGGTTCCTCTTGTGAGACCGGATCTTGGCTTAGAATGTCCTCGGGTGGGAGGGTACTCTGTGTTATATATTACACCGTCATTTGGCTATGCGTCGACGGGTTGTAATGATCGAAGGACCCCGACCCAGCGAGCAAGGTCGACTTGTGTTGAATTTGTAACATAACATGTAAGTATTGTCGGTAGTCTGTTGCCCAGGTCATTGGGGATGTTATTGGGACGCTTACGGGTCGGAATAGAAGGGGGATTTTGCGGGGGATTTTACTTGCAATAATTATATGAGTAAGATTGAGTCCCTTGAGGCTTTCAGGAAGTAATATCGATATGTCCATCATATTCTCACATACCATGGACAGCCCGAGGAAATGTACAAAATC
This genomic window from Vanessa tameamea isolate UH-Manoa-2023 chromosome 5, ilVanTame1 primary haplotype, whole genome shotgun sequence contains:
- the LOC113392292 gene encoding uncharacterized protein LOC113392292, whose product is MARSTTNSSNILERFSGTTTSTTTTPTNNVIVVAKSNNGNKRPPIIIYPTVTPESIVVPIVSCIFGFPLLALTVICCLRRRAKLARERARRRNCELDRGELSVVRLSPVKARPRAVSLIRSPRPPPTLELDTVLEERSDPEQTTLSQIEITPDREVGSILFSTIGAVGSAAVSAATCARDS